One Scylla paramamosain isolate STU-SP2022 chromosome 5, ASM3559412v1, whole genome shotgun sequence genomic region harbors:
- the LOC135100268 gene encoding focal adhesion kinase 1-like, with protein sequence MDFDTAIQLTCIEIKRVFKRMNGCAMDKKSNLEQPEKEVGLHEFLPAYVINTIKQKTLRKALQGNFKKFSAFFDYESHFKCLEILGKVGKFDIENFRCALGVSVKCY encoded by the exons CACTTGCATCGAAATCAAGCGAGTCTTTAAG CGGATGAACGGATGCGCGATGGACAAGAAGTCAAATCTTGAGCAGCCGGAGAAGGAAGTCGGTCTACATGAATTCCTACCGGCCTacgtcatcaacaccatcaaacAGAAAACGTTACGTAAGGCTTTGCAGGGAAACTTTAAGAAATTCTCGGCGTTCTTCGATTACGAATCTCACTTCAAGTGCCTCGAGATTTTGGGAAAAGTTGGAAAGTTTGACATCGAAAACTTCCGCTGTGCACTCGGCGTAAGTGTTAAGTGTTACTGA